A window of the Jeotgalibacillus aurantiacus genome harbors these coding sequences:
- a CDS encoding nucleoside/nucleotide kinase family protein, translating into MTKIISIAAVSGGGKTTLTQRLLHALPHSEAIHFDDIDFEQAPEDLTKWVDDGADPLAWDVSPLSDQIEQVIAGDHPPSYLILDYPFSYLHPDISARIDISIYVHTPLDVAMARRIIRDQREKKDIVEELAHYLSDSRRAYVYMEEQVIPTADLVLDGTEDPALLVSSVLRHLYYGSAVTK; encoded by the coding sequence ATGACGAAGATTATTTCGATTGCGGCTGTTTCAGGTGGAGGGAAAACGACATTAACTCAACGTTTGCTTCATGCACTTCCTCATTCTGAGGCGATACATTTTGATGATATTGATTTCGAGCAGGCTCCTGAAGATTTAACGAAGTGGGTAGATGACGGAGCTGATCCTCTTGCATGGGATGTCAGCCCGCTGTCTGATCAGATTGAACAGGTAATCGCAGGAGATCACCCGCCTTCTTATCTCATTCTTGATTACCCATTCAGTTACCTTCACCCTGACATCTCAGCCCGCATTGATATCTCGATTTATGTACATACACCACTGGATGTTGCGATGGCCAGAAGGATCATTCGGGATCAGCGGGAAAAGAAGGATATCGTAGAAGAGCTTGCGCATTATTTATCAGATAGCCGAAGGGCCTATGTATATATGGAAGAGCAGGTCATACCAACGGCTGATCTTGTGCTTGACGGGACAGAGGATCCGGCACTTCTTGTTTCCAGCGTGTTGCGCCATCTTTACTATGGATCTGCTGTTACAAAATAA
- a CDS encoding DUF4188 domain-containing protein, protein MGKKLEQGRFMATHGQEMTVFMIGMRVNKFWAVHKWFPVFMTMGPMLRELYTHKELGFLSTETLMGWRTITLVQYWNSKDQLYAYAKGQEHMKAWKNFYQKAAKSEAVGIFHETYAVAPGTYETIYNRMPAFGLSKAIGVQPVGKKMETAADRLKAQ, encoded by the coding sequence ATGGGTAAAAAGCTTGAGCAGGGACGGTTTATGGCCACACACGGACAGGAAATGACAGTTTTTATGATTGGAATGCGGGTCAATAAGTTCTGGGCGGTTCATAAATGGTTTCCGGTTTTTATGACAATGGGTCCAATGCTACGGGAGCTCTATACGCATAAGGAGCTCGGCTTTTTATCAACTGAAACCTTAATGGGATGGAGAACGATCACGCTTGTTCAGTACTGGAACTCTAAAGATCAGCTTTACGCCTATGCCAAAGGGCAGGAGCATATGAAAGCCTGGAAAAACTTTTATCAGAAGGCTGCCAAATCAGAGGCGGTCGGCATTTTCCATGAGACATATGCCGTTGCTCCGGGCACTTATGAAACGATCTATAACCGCATGCCTGCTTTTGGATTATCGAAAGCGATTGGCGTGCAGCCAGTGGGAAAGAAGATGGAGACCGCAGCTGACCGGCTAAAAGCACAGTAA
- a CDS encoding PadR family transcriptional regulator, whose protein sequence is MAKENHTPYVLLGMMTTGCNTGYSMKQMIDNSLSHFWKISYGQIYPSLKKLTDEGLALSKKEPQADKPDKILYEITDKGRQALETWLVSPVDSGLPVQKNEWLLKLFFSRHEPAHTAIAKIKQYEAQLQERLSVYRQIEQMIKSSSIRSEDEQFWLFTLRHGFKTTNAAIEWCREVTEELQNEEE, encoded by the coding sequence TTGGCAAAAGAAAATCATACACCTTATGTATTGCTTGGTATGATGACAACCGGCTGCAACACCGGCTATTCAATGAAACAGATGATTGATAACAGCCTGAGTCATTTTTGGAAAATCAGCTACGGTCAGATCTATCCTTCATTAAAAAAGCTGACAGATGAAGGCTTAGCCCTTTCAAAAAAAGAACCGCAGGCTGATAAACCGGACAAGATTCTTTATGAAATCACAGATAAAGGACGTCAGGCACTTGAAACATGGCTCGTTTCCCCTGTTGACAGCGGGCTTCCTGTTCAAAAAAATGAATGGCTGCTCAAACTGTTTTTCAGTCGTCATGAGCCGGCCCATACAGCGATCGCAAAGATTAAGCAGTACGAAGCTCAACTTCAGGAAAGGCTCTCTGTTTACCGTCAGATTGAACAAATGATTAAAAGTTCCTCCATTCGCTCCGAGGATGAACAATTCTGGTTATTTACTCTCCGCCACGGCTTTAAAACAACGAATGCTGCCATCGAATGGTGCCGGGAAGTCACGGAAGAACTTCAAAACGAGGAGGAATAA
- a CDS encoding CBS domain-containing protein produces the protein MDSSNSREFLKDFNEIENYLKNKHNKGNYMSFHALVDKASQRNDRIVKRYLQDLKEIAELRNAIVHTYTEEVLAEPTDYVVELIEEIRSRLVVPPTVERFIKDVVTFHEDTTLREVLRNMKNKEYSQFPVVDQQKLVKTLVTDSGVANWLASHLNEESISIKGVQVKDLLPFDKRKQNYRFIPKEMSVYEAQDRFAQAAERGEKLVALIITKNGASTERILGIVTPWDVMET, from the coding sequence GTGGATTCTTCAAACTCAAGAGAATTTCTCAAAGACTTTAACGAAATTGAAAATTACCTTAAGAACAAGCACAATAAAGGAAATTACATGAGCTTTCATGCACTTGTTGATAAGGCGTCTCAGCGAAATGACAGAATTGTGAAGCGTTATTTACAGGACTTGAAGGAAATTGCGGAGCTGCGTAACGCGATTGTCCATACATACACAGAGGAAGTGCTTGCTGAGCCGACTGATTATGTGGTCGAATTAATTGAAGAAATCCGCAGCCGTCTGGTCGTGCCGCCGACAGTGGAAAGGTTCATAAAAGATGTTGTAACATTTCATGAAGACACGACGTTACGGGAAGTGCTCCGTAATATGAAAAATAAAGAGTATTCACAGTTTCCGGTGGTCGATCAGCAGAAGCTTGTTAAGACACTGGTCACAGACAGCGGTGTAGCCAACTGGCTTGCTTCCCATTTAAATGAAGAGTCCATTTCAATTAAAGGTGTTCAGGTGAAAGATCTGCTCCCTTTTGATAAACGAAAACAAAACTACCGTTTTATTCCGAAAGAAATGAGTGTATATGAAGCGCAGGATCGATTCGCACAGGCGGCAGAGCGTGGGGAGAAGCTGGTTGCGCTCATTATTACGAAAAACGGAGCCAGTACCGAACGGATTCTTGGCATCGTTACGCCGTGGGATGTCATGGAAACATAG
- a CDS encoding alanyl-tRNA editing protein: MAEKLFYQDVYVKQFEAEVEKTNIDEQGRHYVVLNQTAFYPTGGGQPFDQGTLNGVRVEDVEEVEGEIRHYTESKVTGHVTGEIDWQRRFDHMQQHAGQHILSAVFENQFHAKTISFHLGQDICFIDLEVDSLPEDTLLQAEEDANRVILDNHPIETKWVAYDELSQYPLRKAVSVKEDIRLVIIPDIDYNGCGGTHPGSTGEVAALKILHTEKQKGNIRVYFVCGQRVRKQLGEKHTVMQSLTAKLSAPQDQLPQAADRLLEQVRDLEKEREELKKQLAEMQADRYISTSDHVIKEIFHDQAIADLQQLAKNITTKADDRIVLFVNETSDKLQVVCARGSSIDLNMNLPLKKGLSLINGRGGGKPDFVQGGGEKLMTADELLSVLEAEV, from the coding sequence ATGGCAGAAAAACTATTTTATCAAGATGTCTATGTAAAACAATTTGAGGCTGAAGTTGAAAAAACAAATATAGATGAGCAGGGAAGACATTACGTTGTTCTGAATCAGACGGCCTTTTATCCGACTGGAGGCGGGCAGCCTTTCGACCAGGGGACACTAAATGGGGTCCGGGTTGAGGACGTGGAAGAAGTCGAAGGTGAAATCCGTCATTACACCGAATCAAAAGTTACCGGTCACGTAACTGGCGAGATCGATTGGCAGCGCAGATTTGATCATATGCAGCAGCATGCAGGACAGCATATTTTATCGGCTGTATTTGAAAATCAGTTTCACGCAAAAACCATCAGTTTTCATTTAGGGCAGGATATCTGCTTCATTGATCTTGAAGTGGATTCACTTCCTGAAGATACCTTGCTGCAGGCCGAAGAAGACGCGAACCGGGTGATCCTTGATAATCATCCGATTGAAACGAAATGGGTGGCCTATGATGAGCTGAGTCAATACCCGCTTCGCAAAGCGGTATCAGTAAAAGAAGATATCCGGCTCGTCATCATCCCTGACATTGACTATAACGGCTGCGGAGGCACACATCCCGGTTCAACAGGTGAAGTGGCTGCGCTGAAAATACTTCACACCGAAAAGCAAAAGGGGAATATCCGGGTTTATTTCGTATGCGGACAACGTGTGCGAAAGCAGCTTGGTGAAAAGCATACAGTGATGCAAAGTCTGACGGCAAAATTGAGCGCACCACAGGATCAGCTGCCTCAGGCTGCGGACCGTCTGCTTGAGCAGGTCAGAGACCTTGAAAAGGAAAGGGAAGAGCTGAAGAAACAGCTTGCAGAAATGCAGGCAGACCGGTATATCTCAACTTCCGATCACGTGATAAAAGAGATCTTTCACGATCAGGCGATTGCCGATCTTCAGCAGCTGGCAAAAAACATTACAACAAAAGCAGACGACCGGATCGTTCTCTTTGTCAATGAGACTTCAGATAAACTTCAGGTCGTATGCGCCCGGGGAAGCAGCATTGATCTGAACATGAATCTTCCGCTGAAAAAAGGGCTGTCTCTCATTAATGGACGAGGCGGCGGAAAGCCTGATTTTGTCCAGGGTGGCGGAGAAAAGCTGATGACTGCTGATGAACTGCTCAGCGTCCTGGAGGCTGAAGTGTAG
- a CDS encoding STAS domain-containing protein, which translates to MTAYGVIPAAISPLAALDSIGETILLADHEYNIVWMNSSAANLLNGVAAAYGLNSSLEMIGQNMDLFHSFPPHQNEMMKRLKGPHRTRITIKNLVVTDIVVTPIRSNEEQIDGYIVMLMDVTTKAAEEEEKEKLIASLSTPMMKVWHNAIALPLIGAFDSERFNLLVTNVLEECASNQIDYVLINLNKVYFNEREHTTHLFQKLIDCLRLIGTNCMIVGVTPELAMAMNNLDRDVRIFTTTYDGIQYIISQDHE; encoded by the coding sequence ATGACAGCATATGGCGTTATTCCCGCAGCAATTTCACCGCTTGCTGCACTGGACAGCATCGGCGAAACGATTTTATTAGCGGATCACGAATATAATATTGTCTGGATGAATTCATCTGCAGCCAATCTGTTAAATGGCGTTGCAGCTGCTTATGGCCTCAACAGCAGTCTCGAAATGATTGGGCAAAATATGGACCTGTTCCATAGCTTTCCTCCCCATCAAAATGAAATGATGAAACGGCTCAAAGGCCCGCACAGAACAAGAATCACGATTAAAAATCTGGTCGTTACAGATATCGTCGTCACACCCATCCGGTCAAACGAAGAACAAATTGACGGCTATATTGTGATGCTGATGGATGTAACCACAAAGGCAGCTGAAGAAGAGGAAAAAGAAAAGCTCATCGCCTCACTTTCCACTCCAATGATGAAAGTCTGGCACAATGCCATCGCTCTCCCGCTGATCGGAGCCTTTGACAGTGAGCGCTTTAACCTTCTCGTAACCAATGTGTTAGAGGAATGTGCATCAAACCAGATTGACTATGTCTTGATTAATTTAAATAAGGTTTACTTCAATGAAAGGGAACATACGACACACCTTTTCCAAAAGTTGATTGACTGCCTTCGCCTGATCGGCACAAACTGCATGATCGTAGGGGTCACACCAGAGCTCGCAATGGCGATGAATAACCTGGATCGCGATGTGAGAATATTTACAACGACTTATGACGGGATTCAGTACATTATCTCTCAGGATCATGAATAA
- a CDS encoding PTS mannitol transporter subunit IICB: MEGNKSGVKAKIQKFGSYLSGMIMPNIGAFIAWGLITALFIPTGWAPNEDLATVVGPMITYLLPLLIGFTGGHMIYGMRGGVLGATATIGAIVGTDIPMFLGAMILGPLGGFLIKQIDKLFEGKVKQGFEMLINNFTAGILGGALTLIAYTGIGPVVQGLNEVMASGVRVIVDANLLPLASVFVEPAKVLFLNNAINHGILGPLALDQAADAGKSILFMVESNPGPGLGILLAYMVFGKGMARLSASGASVIHFLGGIHEIYFPYILMKPVLIVAAILGGASGILTFTLLDVGLVATPSPGSIFAYLAMTPRGDYLGMLSGVFISAAVSFGSAGFLLKVTKSTEEDDALTEATERMQDMKGKKSAAAAHLTGGATQEPVAADTSTFVAGPVNKVIFACDAGMGSSAMGASLLKNKFKKADIDIFVTNTAINQIPEDADIVITHKDLTERAIAKRPDARHISVDNFLGSPKYDELVNELKRKDESA, translated from the coding sequence ATGGAAGGGAACAAGTCAGGTGTGAAGGCGAAAATTCAGAAGTTTGGTTCGTACTTGAGCGGCATGATTATGCCAAACATCGGTGCATTTATCGCTTGGGGACTTATTACTGCTTTATTTATTCCAACAGGATGGGCGCCTAACGAAGATTTGGCAACTGTCGTTGGACCGATGATTACGTACCTGCTGCCTTTACTGATCGGGTTTACCGGCGGACATATGATTTATGGCATGCGAGGCGGGGTGCTTGGTGCGACGGCCACGATTGGTGCGATTGTCGGAACGGATATCCCGATGTTTCTCGGTGCGATGATACTCGGACCGCTTGGTGGTTTCCTGATCAAACAGATCGATAAGCTATTTGAAGGAAAAGTAAAGCAAGGCTTTGAAATGCTGATCAATAACTTTACTGCAGGGATTCTTGGTGGTGCATTAACGCTGATTGCCTACACGGGAATTGGACCGGTTGTGCAGGGATTGAACGAAGTCATGGCTTCAGGTGTAAGAGTGATCGTGGATGCCAACCTGCTGCCGCTGGCAAGTGTTTTTGTTGAACCAGCGAAAGTACTGTTTTTAAATAATGCGATCAACCATGGCATTCTCGGACCGCTTGCACTCGATCAGGCAGCCGATGCAGGTAAGTCGATTCTGTTTATGGTTGAATCCAACCCTGGACCGGGTCTTGGAATCCTGCTTGCTTATATGGTATTTGGAAAAGGGATGGCACGTCTATCTGCTTCAGGCGCGAGTGTGATCCACTTCCTTGGAGGGATTCACGAAATTTACTTCCCTTATATCCTCATGAAGCCTGTGCTGATTGTGGCAGCGATCCTTGGTGGTGCGAGTGGTATTTTGACTTTCACACTATTGGATGTAGGTCTTGTGGCAACACCATCACCGGGTAGTATCTTTGCTTATCTGGCCATGACGCCGCGTGGTGACTACCTTGGCATGCTGTCCGGTGTGTTCATTTCAGCAGCAGTATCATTCGGTTCTGCAGGTTTCTTACTGAAAGTGACGAAGTCTACCGAAGAAGACGATGCGCTGACTGAAGCAACAGAGCGTATGCAGGATATGAAAGGGAAGAAAAGTGCTGCTGCCGCTCATTTAACAGGCGGAGCGACACAGGAGCCTGTTGCTGCTGACACATCAACGTTTGTTGCCGGACCTGTTAATAAAGTGATCTTTGCCTGCGATGCCGGTATGGGTTCGAGCGCAATGGGTGCTTCTCTTTTGAAAAACAAATTCAAGAAAGCGGATATTGATATTTTTGTGACAAACACAGCAATTAATCAGATTCCTGAGGATGCGGATATCGTAATTACGCACAAAGACTTAACGGAACGTGCAATAGCAAAACGTCCGGATGCACGTCATATCTCGGTTGACAATTTCCTTGGCAGTCCAAAATACGACGAGCTGGTCAATGAATTAAAGCGGAAAGATGAATCTGCATAA
- a CDS encoding BglG family transcription antiterminator, with product MYVTGRERKMLHILLTAQHQFTTLGELADHLQVSQRTVQRELNKLDDVLQQFHLNMDKQAGRGIRLAGPSDGFERLESALLQVPTAELDAGERKILLLHYLMKQNTVVKLVELANEFQMPTAALSQALDELEDFLRPYAVSIIRRRGYGIELSGDEKAKRRSLANLMMEELESSSIYSIHGGQLFNQRTLDHQVFTIVNREEFDQVDQLIKPFIEELPYPLTDSAYVSLLLHICLSLQRIRDGATVEHHDQLLEELQALPEYRIADQIIHALSKAFDMKIEEQETGYITIHLKTAKRRFQEQFVDQLINPELAVTVHQLVRAISDRLNVNLLDDPDLIEGLIAHIEPGIQRAKERNFTYNPLTNRIKREYPELFEAVRSSVAEVLPGYDFPDGELAFLALHFGSALEGQAEPGHLSVLVVCASGIGTSKMIASRLHKEFDEMKSITLSSIREVEKHLEESHFDLIVSTVGLSGLTEDYLLVNPLLPQSDAEKIRKAIQDIKPMKKPSALKQKPSDETPFLHRLKQMNQYANAVEQVLKQFRLERIEEGISFSDVLKKIDLTLFEEKLIDESGSVYKNLMERESIGGMGIPDTGLALYHCRDDMIRQPVFRLYDLAVPYELKGMDGDFMPVSRLILMVSPDDQESRGAEVLSTISGSLVEEESTMRLIRNGSEKEIFQFLQKTLHDFYTEKSKNLMEGTS from the coding sequence GTGTACGTAACAGGACGTGAAAGAAAGATGCTTCATATACTGCTGACCGCTCAGCACCAGTTTACGACACTTGGTGAGCTTGCGGATCATTTACAGGTCAGTCAGCGCACGGTTCAGCGTGAATTAAATAAGCTGGATGATGTGCTGCAGCAATTTCATTTAAACATGGACAAACAGGCTGGAAGAGGCATCAGGCTGGCAGGGCCGTCGGACGGTTTCGAAAGGCTTGAGTCTGCCTTACTGCAGGTGCCCACCGCTGAACTCGATGCAGGGGAAAGAAAAATTCTCCTGCTGCATTATTTAATGAAACAAAACACGGTTGTGAAGCTGGTGGAGCTGGCGAATGAGTTTCAGATGCCGACTGCTGCGCTCAGTCAGGCACTTGATGAATTGGAGGATTTTCTGAGACCTTATGCAGTATCCATCATCAGGCGCAGGGGTTACGGAATCGAACTGTCGGGGGATGAAAAAGCAAAGCGCAGGTCTCTTGCTAACCTGATGATGGAAGAGCTTGAGAGTTCCTCCATTTATTCGATTCATGGAGGGCAGCTGTTTAACCAGCGGACACTCGATCATCAGGTATTCACGATCGTGAACCGGGAAGAGTTTGATCAGGTTGATCAGCTGATCAAACCTTTTATTGAGGAGCTGCCATATCCTTTGACGGATAGTGCATACGTTTCATTGTTATTGCATATTTGTCTGTCGCTTCAAAGAATTCGGGATGGAGCGACAGTGGAGCATCATGATCAGCTGCTGGAGGAATTACAGGCACTGCCGGAATATAGGATTGCCGATCAAATTATACATGCATTGTCGAAAGCCTTCGATATGAAGATTGAAGAACAGGAAACGGGTTATATCACAATTCATTTAAAAACAGCCAAAAGACGTTTTCAGGAGCAGTTTGTGGACCAGCTCATTAATCCTGAGCTGGCCGTGACAGTCCATCAGCTTGTCCGGGCTATTTCTGACCGGCTGAATGTGAACCTGCTGGATGATCCGGATTTAATTGAGGGACTGATTGCACACATTGAGCCTGGTATTCAGCGGGCAAAGGAGAGAAATTTCACTTACAATCCTCTGACAAACCGTATTAAGAGAGAGTATCCCGAGCTGTTTGAGGCGGTTCGCTCAAGTGTGGCGGAAGTGCTTCCGGGCTATGACTTTCCGGATGGTGAGCTTGCCTTTCTCGCTCTGCATTTCGGCTCGGCTTTAGAAGGACAGGCTGAACCTGGACATCTGTCTGTCCTCGTTGTGTGTGCAAGCGGAATCGGCACTTCAAAAATGATTGCCAGCCGTCTGCACAAGGAATTTGATGAGATGAAATCAATTACGCTATCATCCATTCGTGAAGTGGAAAAACATTTAGAGGAAAGTCACTTTGACCTGATTGTTTCAACAGTGGGATTAAGTGGACTCACGGAGGATTACCTGCTGGTGAATCCGCTGCTTCCCCAATCGGATGCTGAAAAAATCCGAAAGGCCATTCAGGACATCAAACCAATGAAAAAACCTTCTGCCTTGAAGCAGAAGCCGAGTGATGAGACGCCATTTCTCCATCGCTTAAAGCAGATGAATCAATATGCCAATGCGGTAGAGCAGGTATTGAAACAATTTAGACTCGAACGAATTGAGGAAGGCATAAGCTTTTCAGACGTGCTGAAAAAGATTGATCTCACGCTTTTTGAGGAAAAGCTGATTGACGAATCAGGTTCCGTATACAAGAATCTGATGGAACGTGAATCCATTGGTGGTATGGGTATTCCGGATACGGGACTCGCGCTTTACCATTGCCGGGATGACATGATCCGGCAGCCGGTTTTCAGATTGTATGACCTGGCGGTGCCTTATGAGCTGAAGGGGATGGATGGTGATTTCATGCCTGTCAGCCGCCTGATTCTGATGGTGTCACCTGATGATCAGGAAAGCCGGGGGGCAGAGGTGTTGAGCACGATCAGCGGGAGCCTTGTAGAAGAAGAGTCAACCATGCGTCTGATTCGGAACGGTTCAGAAAAAGAAATTTTTCAGTTTTTACAAAAAACCTTACATGATTTTTATACCGAAAAGTCAAAGAATTTAATGGAGGGAACATCATGA
- a CDS encoding PTS sugar transporter subunit IIA has translation MSDIFKKENIYLNESAGTKKEAIEKAGAVLAEKGYVDEDYITSMLEREEISTTYIGNKIAIPHGTEDSKKLVKKSGISVLQLPEGVMFDDNEVNIVVGIAGKDGEHLEILSKIAIACSEEENVERLIQAKSEEEIIAIFEEAE, from the coding sequence ATGAGCGACATCTTTAAAAAGGAAAACATTTATCTAAACGAATCAGCAGGAACGAAGAAGGAGGCGATTGAAAAGGCAGGGGCTGTCCTTGCTGAAAAGGGCTATGTGGACGAGGATTATATAACAAGCATGCTTGAGCGTGAGGAAATCTCCACGACCTATATCGGAAACAAAATTGCGATCCCGCACGGCACGGAGGATTCGAAAAAGCTTGTGAAGAAGTCAGGCATTTCGGTTCTTCAGCTGCCAGAAGGGGTGATGTTTGATGACAATGAAGTAAACATTGTGGTCGGCATTGCCGGAAAAGACGGAGAGCATTTGGAGATCTTATCAAAAATTGCGATCGCCTGCTCCGAAGAAGAAAACGTTGAGCGGCTAATCCAGGCAAAATCGGAAGAGGAGATCATCGCGATTTTTGAGGAGGCTGAATAA
- a CDS encoding mannitol-1-phosphate 5-dehydrogenase — protein sequence MKAVHFGAGNIGRGFIGAILQQSGYDVIFIDVNAELINRMNQDRQYEVVLADETKESFTVRGVSGINSQENPEAAAAAVADAAMVTASVGPGVLPFIAPVIAKGLAARPEGAAINVIACENMIGGSDKLKSEVEKHLSKKEAEHVFAQSGFPNSAVDRIVPIQKHDNPLKIEVERYFEWVIETKDLRGEHPALEGAIFVDDLVPFIERKLLTVNTGHASIAYNGLLMGYQTVKEAMGDQRVVDLLKGVLHETSLFLTDKFGFDQEDHQEYVRKIIERYQNPYISDGLDRVGRAPLRKLSAGDRLTYPAVELNKHGIEPVNLERTIAAALHFDLQDDPEAVELQGWIREYGVEAAYEKASGVAVSSEMNLRIKDYYETAR from the coding sequence ATGAAGGCTGTTCATTTTGGGGCTGGTAATATCGGGCGTGGATTTATCGGAGCGATTTTGCAGCAATCGGGCTATGATGTCATCTTTATTGATGTTAATGCAGAACTGATCAACCGTATGAATCAGGACCGTCAGTATGAAGTGGTATTGGCTGATGAAACGAAGGAATCTTTTACGGTTAGGGGCGTCAGCGGAATTAATAGTCAGGAGAATCCTGAAGCAGCCGCCGCAGCTGTTGCAGATGCGGCGATGGTGACGGCCTCAGTCGGGCCTGGCGTGCTGCCGTTTATTGCGCCAGTGATTGCGAAAGGGCTGGCTGCACGACCAGAAGGAGCAGCAATCAATGTCATTGCCTGTGAAAATATGATTGGCGGCAGTGATAAATTGAAAAGTGAAGTGGAGAAACATCTATCTAAAAAAGAAGCTGAACACGTTTTTGCTCAAAGCGGCTTTCCGAATTCAGCAGTGGACCGGATCGTGCCAATTCAAAAGCATGATAATCCACTGAAGATTGAAGTAGAGCGCTATTTTGAATGGGTGATAGAAACGAAGGATCTGAGAGGGGAGCATCCAGCCCTTGAGGGTGCAATCTTCGTTGATGATCTCGTCCCTTTTATCGAGCGTAAGCTGTTAACGGTTAACACAGGACACGCGTCCATCGCCTATAACGGTTTATTAATGGGCTATCAAACAGTAAAAGAAGCGATGGGCGATCAGCGTGTTGTCGATCTGCTAAAAGGGGTACTTCATGAAACGAGTCTATTTTTAACGGATAAGTTTGGTTTTGATCAGGAGGACCACCAGGAATATGTACGCAAAATCATTGAGCGTTATCAAAATCCGTACATCTCAGATGGACTTGACCGCGTGGGGCGTGCACCGCTCCGTAAGCTGTCAGCAGGTGACCGTCTAACCTATCCAGCTGTCGAATTGAATAAGCACGGCATTGAACCGGTCAATCTTGAGCGGACCATTGCAGCGGCTCTTCATTTTGATCTGCAGGATGACCCTGAGGCGGTTGAACTGCAGGGATGGATCCGTGAATACGGTGTGGAAGCAGCCTATGAAAAAGCTTCGGGTGTTGCGGTTAGCAGCGAGATGAATCTTCGGATAAAGGATTATTATGAGACGGCACGTTGA
- a CDS encoding MBL fold metallo-hydrolase: MRITTKGMVHQISFLPSAFPVNMYLVEEEEDLTLVDTGVKMCHKGILKTAEEIGKPIKRIIVTHAHSDHAGGIDELKKAIPGVEFLLPERELKLWQGDKSLESGEGSRKVKGGIPKGLKSKPDFLLKDGDKVGSLLAISSPGHTPGHMALFDERSRTLLAGDAFQVKGGLAVAGDTRRSFPFPAMATWDFGRAIKSAEKLTALKPYVLGVGHGDFLEDPVEDMRQVIERAKQVKRKRS, translated from the coding sequence ATGAGAATCACAACAAAAGGAATGGTACACCAGATTTCGTTTTTGCCAAGTGCTTTCCCCGTTAATATGTATCTTGTCGAAGAGGAAGAAGACCTGACACTCGTCGATACCGGAGTGAAAATGTGTCATAAAGGCATTTTAAAAACAGCCGAAGAAATCGGAAAGCCGATTAAACGAATCATTGTCACGCATGCCCACTCTGATCATGCCGGCGGGATCGATGAATTAAAGAAAGCCATTCCCGGCGTTGAGTTTCTTTTGCCTGAACGTGAGTTGAAGCTCTGGCAGGGTGATAAGTCGCTTGAATCAGGAGAAGGTTCGCGCAAGGTGAAGGGCGGGATTCCGAAGGGGCTGAAGTCGAAGCCAGATTTTCTGTTGAAGGATGGAGACAAGGTTGGCTCTCTTCTTGCCATCAGCTCGCCTGGTCACACACCTGGACATATGGCTTTGTTTGATGAACGTTCACGAACGCTTTTAGCCGGAGATGCGTTTCAGGTAAAAGGCGGGCTTGCTGTGGCCGGTGATACGCGACGGTCATTTCCATTTCCGGCGATGGCGACTTGGGATTTTGGCAGGGCCATTAAGTCTGCTGAAAAGCTGACAGCCTTAAAGCCTTACGTGCTTGGGGTAGGACACGGTGATTTTCTGGAGGATCCGGTTGAAGACATGAGACAGGTGATTGAACGCGCGAAACAGGTGAAGCGGAAGCGGTCTTAA